Proteins from a genomic interval of Nocardia sp. BMG51109:
- a CDS encoding B3/4 domain-containing protein, whose amino-acid sequence MHFQHSNGIWAKFPELAAGALFVAGITKDADPEKEITHYQAIAEQRLSVASESELPEIQAWRRTFSKMGLKPTQYRCASESLLRRFRKERSLPRIHPLIDVCNALSLAYAIPIAVFDVAEIDEYLEVRQAAGAENYLAFSGEVEHPEPDEVVFADATDRVHARRWTNRQSLYSAVSENTSAVLIVAEAMHESAADNIAALTAAVTEALRSIWSATAGYALLSEAAPRFEF is encoded by the coding sequence GTGCACTTCCAGCATTCGAACGGAATCTGGGCGAAATTTCCGGAACTCGCCGCCGGCGCCCTGTTCGTCGCCGGGATCACCAAGGACGCCGATCCCGAGAAGGAAATCACTCACTATCAGGCGATCGCCGAGCAACGTCTATCGGTGGCCTCCGAATCGGAGTTGCCCGAGATCCAGGCCTGGCGGCGCACCTTCTCGAAGATGGGTCTCAAACCCACACAGTATCGGTGTGCCTCAGAATCACTGTTGCGACGCTTCCGCAAGGAGCGGTCACTGCCCCGCATCCATCCGCTCATCGACGTATGCAACGCCCTCTCGCTCGCCTATGCGATACCGATAGCCGTATTCGACGTGGCCGAGATCGATGAATATCTCGAGGTTCGACAGGCGGCGGGTGCCGAGAACTATCTGGCCTTCTCCGGCGAGGTCGAGCATCCGGAGCCGGATGAGGTGGTCTTCGCCGATGCGACGGACCGAGTTCATGCGCGGCGCTGGACGAATCGGCAGAGTCTGTACTCGGCCGTCTCGGAGAACACCTCGGCCGTGCTGATCGTGGCCGAAGCGATGCACGAATCGGCAGCCGACAATATCGCCGCGCTGACTGCCGCTGTCACCGAGGCACTTCGGTCGATCTGGTCGGCGACCGCCGGGTACGCGCTACTCTCCGAAGCCGCACCTCGCTTCGAATTCTGA
- a CDS encoding SAM-dependent methyltransferase translates to MSVDAEIQSYVAVAGLPGKGEVRQGRFGAGLPTMQNTHEVARGVAPDARVVYVDDPLVLANARALLTSTTDEGVTTYVDCDFNDAERLVLDARNLLNFTRPIAVMFIGVLGHATTTTSMRQTVRAMMDAVPSGSYLVLCDGTTDDPAYVRLCEEYAKTGGVPYNPRTQEEIRSAFEGLEFVDPAFGPIAHWRITGMGIGEVPDIASYGAVARKP, encoded by the coding sequence GTGTCAGTCGATGCCGAGATCCAGTCGTACGTGGCCGTTGCCGGCCTGCCAGGTAAAGGTGAGGTGCGGCAAGGTCGCTTCGGCGCCGGTTTGCCGACGATGCAGAACACCCACGAGGTGGCTCGAGGGGTCGCCCCCGATGCCCGGGTCGTGTACGTCGACGATCCCCTCGTCCTCGCCAATGCCCGCGCCTTGCTGACCAGCACCACCGACGAAGGTGTCACCACCTACGTCGACTGCGACTTCAACGACGCCGAGCGACTCGTTCTCGACGCCCGCAACCTGCTCAATTTCACCCGGCCGATCGCGGTGATGTTCATCGGAGTGCTCGGTCACGCGACCACCACGACAAGTATGCGGCAGACGGTGCGCGCGATGATGGATGCGGTGCCGTCGGGCAGCTATCTGGTGCTGTGCGACGGCACCACCGACGACCCGGCCTATGTGCGCCTGTGCGAGGAGTACGCGAAAACCGGTGGGGTGCCCTACAATCCGCGCACCCAGGAGGAGATCCGGTCGGCATTCGAGGGACTGGAGTTCGTGGACCCCGCCTTCGGGCCGATCGCGCACTGGCGGATCACCGGCATGGGCATCGGCGAGGTTCCCGACATCGCCTCCTACGGAGCAGTCGCACGGAAGCCGTAG
- a CDS encoding alpha/beta fold hydrolase — protein MVLLLHGFPENHSCWRAQIGPLAARRRVIAPDWFGWGASERPPGSRCDYESEVALVAALLDSFGVDRVDLAGHDYGGYLAVGFAAAHPDRVRRLAILNSRAHRTFPLPYYLLFAMLGVQARQPILRRALLSAPLGTVHRHAMKRYVRQGAFDTARLEDYVGWLDTRSGRARYADYFAGYSVRPQRTELSAIRCPSAIIWGDRDTACPFTIAEDLAHQFPDATLTRIAGADHYVMEERPSEVTDALLAWLQHPAR, from the coding sequence ATGGTCTTGCTGCTGCATGGTTTTCCGGAGAATCACAGTTGTTGGCGCGCACAGATCGGCCCGCTCGCGGCACGTCGGCGAGTGATTGCTCCGGACTGGTTCGGGTGGGGCGCGTCCGAGCGTCCGCCTGGCTCGAGGTGCGACTACGAATCCGAGGTTGCGCTCGTGGCCGCGCTGCTGGACTCCTTCGGTGTGGACCGGGTCGACCTGGCCGGGCACGACTACGGCGGCTATCTCGCAGTGGGATTCGCGGCCGCTCACCCGGATCGTGTGCGGCGTTTGGCGATTCTGAACTCGCGAGCCCACCGAACCTTTCCCCTGCCGTACTATCTGCTGTTCGCCATGCTGGGTGTGCAGGCGCGACAGCCGATTCTGCGGCGGGCCCTGCTGTCCGCGCCGCTCGGTACGGTGCATCGGCATGCGATGAAACGCTATGTGCGGCAGGGCGCTTTCGACACCGCCCGACTCGAAGACTATGTCGGATGGCTCGATACCCGTTCAGGGCGCGCACGGTACGCGGACTATTTCGCCGGCTACAGTGTTCGGCCGCAGCGGACCGAGCTGTCCGCGATTCGCTGCCCGAGCGCGATCATCTGGGGCGATCGAGACACCGCGTGCCCGTTCACGATTGCCGAGGATCTGGCACACCAGTTCCCGGACGCCACCCTCACCCGGATCGCGGGAGCCGATCACTACGTCATGGAGGAGCGGCCTTCGGAGGTGACCGACGCCCTGCTGGCTTGGCTACAACACCCCGCGAGGTAG